In Salvia miltiorrhiza cultivar Shanhuang (shh) chromosome 4, IMPLAD_Smil_shh, whole genome shotgun sequence, the DNA window tttgagctaattttgcttgatcCGCATCCATTGAAAGAGCATGATTGAAGAAATACTATTAGTAATGAGGATAGAATACTCAATCATGAAAAGCAAACGCCCCCTTAAGGAACTAAATCATCAATTACTTATCATAAGCCAAAAAAAGCCTTGTTATTGCATCAACAGCCACAATCTCATATACTAATCTAACAATGTAACATAATACCCCCATATATGCATACAAATGTTTGCTATATACAGTGCAAAATCATCATATCAGTATCAAGCTATTGGATAAAGTTATTCAGCATTCCAACAGCAACCTATCTTACATAATCAAGTTCAATAGTTTGATTTACCCACACATCACAAGTTCATTCGGAAATCGAccaaaatataacaaaatttttAACACCGAACTTCACATAAATTACCTGAGAACCAAACTTATGAGGAGCCGCCGCCTCCAACGCCGGAGGCACCAACACCGCGTGCCCTGGCCACCGCTCATTCACCTTGAAAAGCGTAGCGTAATCCTCAGCAATCACCAAAACTTTCTCGTGATGCTTCTGCCGCGTGATGCTGATCAGCCAGTTGTTCAGGAACGACAAATACGCCTCGCTGACGGCGCAGACAATCAGCGAGTTGTTCTTCGCCACGTAGGCGGCCGCATCGGAGAGCGTGTAGCTCCGCCACTTGGAATCGGAGCTCCTGGTAGTGAAGAAAACGAGGGGACTGGGGGACTGTACGTAGGGAAACACTACGCCGACGATTATGAGCAGCGAGAGGAGGAGGACGACCAATGCTGGGCCGCGGCtgaggaaggcggcggcggcggaggtttTTTGGTGATCTTCGCGGGATCTAGGGGACAAATCGTAAGATTCCGGTGATGGGGAGTAGAGTGGCCTCTGATGCAGAAATGCTGACATTTTCTTTGACATCAATTGTGATTACTGCCTATGGATTTGAAGTTAGCTCAAATTCAATTGAATCAGCAGAAATCCAATTGAATTCTCAAACTGTGTGTgtctgtgagagagagagagagagagagagagagaggttgcGACGGTGGGATAAATGGATCGGCCCAAATCGAACTACATACTACCCATTTCACGACATAAAATAATTGgaaaatatcactttaaatgaattacttttatttttatttaaaaatattttaaattatcaaaaaCATCAATTAAAGTCACGAGCCTTCGATGTTTCGTAAAATTAAATGTGCCTAATTCATTTTTGAATTCCAAAATATCAATGTGACTCGTTGGTATTTtggaataataattaatttttattaaataaataatattcaaCGAGCTACATCAATATTGTGGAACTAAAAGTTAAATTCAGAGACAttactaatactccctccgtctctaCTAAGTCGATCAATATTCATTTTAGGTCATTTATATTAAGTTGACCAGtttaattttcttatataaaataaatacaagcaatgaaacatctaatcactaattcactttatttttaaacacacttaaaatattagTTTCTTAAATCTTGTGCAGAAAATAAGTTGATCAATTTAGCTGGAACGGAGGAAgtgattttttaatataatttatgacattaattagtattttcaattattccttatatttttttaaattcatgaCAGTTTTTTTATAATGGCTCCCAACCGAAATATCAAGAATTTTAGGTGCTTTTCAAAgttcaaattatcaaaatatttgtGCATCTTATTCTTTTTGGGTCTTCTAGGTATGGATAGCATAAAAATaatctcaattaattttttgaagaagtattttaattatttattattgtttgTTGAAATTGCAATCAAAGAATCACACATAGCTTTTGATCAGCCAATAAAAACTCGCCATGTCATCTACTCTTATTATTCAGGCGAAATCAACGCCTCTCAGCTTTGGTCTTAGTGTACACCCACCAACATGGAATCACTACCCTTTCTTCCATTCCAACATCATTACACGTGGCAGGAGAAAATATACAACATTCTCTCTAGACAGTTCGACCGTTGCCGCGCGAAGGATCTCGAAATCCATCGAAACACCGAAGCCATGGAAATTGCGAGGTATTTAAGCATTTGGGATTTTCATTCCCACAGCTTAAACAGAAATCAACGTCCAGCTAAAGAGAAATCTCGAGGTTTCGAAGAGGCAATTCGTTCGATTATTCGGGTTCGTGGATCGTTTTTGTGCCGGAAACTAAGTCATTGGGATCTGTGGACTGTTTGGGGAGATCATCTGCTAATTGTAAGCGATTTTACTCCgcttttcttttgattttcttATATCTTTGTGTAATTGGTTGATGAAAAGGTAGTTTGATTGATTATGATTTACATTTTAGTACTGGTGGTTATGATTTTGCTCATTGAGTTGATATTATTTGTCATTTTCTGATTAGTGTCTGAGTATGTGCATAAACTTCTGTTTGATTGATCTATTGCAAATGGTGTTATACTTGAATCTTTGTTTAGAAACCATAAATGCACCTTTACCTGTATTGTTAATGTCGTTATTTATAAGTGATCGTTATTTGTTTACTTATTTGTTATGATCAGTTGCTAATATTTACTGTATATTTCTTCATGAGTTGAGTTGAACTTCAATCAATATATGCTTTGCCGGAGATAGCTGCtttgttttgttattttttcttttgttcaCTTAATTAAGGACTTTTGTTCTGATCAATTGCTAATGTTTACTGTTTATATCTTCATGAGTTGAACTTAATCTAGAATTATATGCTTTGATATctgctttgttttgttttttctttcttttgttgacttAATTAGGGGCTTCTGTTATGATCAATTACTAATCTTTACTATCTATGCCTTCATGAGTTGAACTTAATCAAGGAATATGTGCTTTGCAGGGGtatttgctttgttttgtttttcttttattattcaGCTTTGTCAACGCATCATCTTGTGAAAGTTCAGAAGAGGCTCATAATCACAATCTAGGCTTGTTGGATTACTGGCAATGGAACCTGTGTACATGAACATGCAGTCCTATCCCCATCAGAATGGTCAAGTACATTATAGGCCTTGCGGTTACCCTGGAATGGAAGCTCGGCCTCCAATGAGTTACGAGAGCTGGCCTTGGGGCGGCAACTATGGCTATGCTCCCCCAGGGGCGTGCCATGCTTGCTGTAACCATGCTTATATGCCGGCCCACTGCGCGTGGGGGTCCCCGTATTCTCATGTTCCTCCACATCATTTTCCCGGGCATTATCCATATAACCCGGTTCACTACATGCTGCCTCCACCTTATCCTGTGATGGACCGTCCGAGATATGAATATGAAAAGGGTGTGCCTGTGGATCATCATTGCTGTGGGTATCGCAATCAGCCACTACATCAGAAAGAACAGGGAAATGTGAGGATTGAAGAGGAAGAACCTGAAAGGGAAGCAAGGAAAAATGTTTCTCTGGTTCCCTCACAGTTGAAGAATTCACCTTCCCCAAATGTGTGGCTTCCACCTGATTACAATGACGGCGGGAAGGTGAAGGGCACGGAGGTGAGGAAAGATACCTCCCGAGATGTGAAGGAGCCTGAGAATAGAAAAACTGTGGAACAGCAGCCGTCTTCATGGAATGGATGGCTTCCTCTTGATTTGAACAATGTGGTATCTTTGAAGGAAAAGGGAGACGCGGGGTTGACTTCTCAACAAGATGATGGAAAGCGAAATTTTCAATTTCCATTCTTCTGGATACCTTATAAGCCTCATGACACAGAACGAGAAAATCAGGAGGTGAAGGATGGCCATGCAAAACTGAGCTTGGAACCAGAGAAGGGGTCTGGTGGTGATCATGTCGATGGAGGAGATGCTGGCAACCATTCCGCTTCAAGGGTGAAAGATATACCAGTGAAGGAAGTTGAACAACATGTCGGAAAAGAGAGTTCCATAAACTTGGAAAAAGAAGGGGATACCTCTGCAAAAATCAGGACTGACAATGGTGAGAAGAGAAACAATGAGGTTGAAAGGGTACCTTCTGTAGAAGGTTCAAAGAAAAAGTCTCCGTCTCCACCAAAACCATCCAAGTTACCTCCTGTCTGCCTGAGAGTTGATCCTTTGCCAAGGAAGAAATCTGCAAATGCAAAATCACGGTCTCCAAGTCCTCCCGGTGACAAACAAAAGCTGGAGGTGAAGTCCAATGAAGCAGTTAGAAGTCCTTCTCCAGTACGAGTTAAGGAAAGCACGAACAAGAAAGCTATTGCAGTTGTTGATGGGAATACTTCGTTAGAGAAATCTACGAATGTAAATGTTGAAACTCCTGGGAAGCCACCTGCTAAATCCGAGGATGATATTTCAACGAAGCAAGCAGAAGAAATAGCACGGAACTATAGTGAAACTTACGCAGCTAGAAAAGAACAATCAGAAGATACCTTACCCACCGGAGGACAGAAAGAAGAATCGTTCCAGGCTGAGGAAGCTGATGAAGGAAAGAAATGCAGACAACTGTCAGAGGAGGAAGCAGCTGTCATTATTCAATCAGCATATCGTCGCTTTGATGTCAGAAGGTGGAAACCTATAGAGAAGTTGAGACAAATAGCCAGAGTGCGAGCGGAGATAGCTGATGTGAAGAGTCTCATCCAAGAAATGGAGTCATCTTCTGATATCCAAAGCCGTGCGAAGCAGAAGAACATTATTTCGGAAACAATAATGAACCTTCTGCTAAGATTGGACACAATCCAGGTATGTAAACTCACCATCGAAGACACACTTATGTTTGAGGAACTTGTACAAATATGGCACTGCCTAGTACCTGAcaacttgatttttttattggAACGCCAATCTTTCCATGGTGTATTATCAACGCATGGTTGCTTTTTACTGGAAattttgtgtaatttatcaTGGTAGATTTTTCATCTGTTCTAACCTAGTGTGAAAGTATATCTTTCTCCTAGGCTATGTTTGAATATAGCTTTAGGGTCTTGAGTTTAATTTCAAATCATCATATTGGTTTTCTCTGACTGTAAGAAATGGAGTCATCTTCTTGAGTTGCAATTCTGTGCGAGTCTAAATTTAATTGAATGTAAGCgataatttgtaattttgttttttctccTTCTAGGGACTGCATCCAAGCATCAGGGAAGTCAGAAAATCTGTGGTGAAAGAACTTGTGAGTCTTCAGGAGCAACTAGATACAATAATATGCAAAGAACCTGAAAATTCACCGGGAGAGGAGTCTTTGATGAGGCATGATCAGGAAGATTCGTCGAGCAGAAGTGAAGATATTGTGTTGTCCGTGAACAGCAATAAAATCGACCCAGTTGGTTTACAGAACCAGGTTGAAGGAGGATCTGACCCAGAGAGGCCAGAATTTCCAGCGGCGAATCCAACTGAAGAAGCAGCAAGTGTAATAACAGGGGCAGAGCCGATTGAGGAAGCAGCAAGTGTAATTTCAGGGAGCTGCGTTGACGAAGGTCTTAAGTCAGAACAAGGCCCAACGGAAAAAGATGAACATGAAAAGAGCGCAAAGCCGATTGAGGAAGCAGCAAGTGTTGAAATAGGAGCAAAATCTGCAGAAAGCTCTGTAAATCCATTTGATGAAGCAGCAAGTTTAGAAATAGGGGCAGAAGCTGCAGAAAGCTCTGTGGATGAAGGTGTCAAGTCAGCGCAAGGCCCGACAACAAAACAGGAAGAGGAAAAGAGCACTGAAGTGCTTGAGAATAATGAGACCTCAATTGCTAAAGAGGACCGTGAGTCTATCATTCTTGGGCAGGGTTCCAAGCTCTCGTCTCTGCTGGGCGACTCCTCAGCCGGGGCTACAAATGTGGCACAAACCGAGGATCATGAGCTGCCCCGAGGTGTACTTGATGACATCTGTGCTGCAGAAGGCACAAACCATTATTCAGCAGCCGAAGCAGATTCAAGCAAAGCTGATCAGTCCCCGCAGCTAGAGGCCTCGCTCACACGGTTGCCTATTGCTGTCGAAGAGAATCACCAAACTGTGGAAACTCAGGAAACTGAAAAAGGAGGTTTTTCGGAGAAGCATGGAATGGAGGAGGAAGCAGATAACGAAACTGGAGATGCAGCATCCGAGCCTAACGAGCATATGTTTCAACAACCAATTGCTGACAAGCTCGACCCTTCCGAACAAGGTGCTGTCGACACCAATCACCCGCCGCGAAAAGAAGGTATAGATGCAGGTGAAGGTGAAGGTGAAATGAGTAGAAAGATGATGGAGGAGAAGGAGCGGCTGAGAGAGATGGTGGCGGAACTGATAAAGGCGGGGCACGAGCAGCTGACGGCCATTTCGAGTCTCTCTGGTAGAGTGAAGGACTTGGAGAAGAAactatcaaggaagaagaaacTCAAGGTGAAACAGTTGAGAGCTCCAAGAGCATCATGCAACACAAAAGGTGATACCTTTGGGGCACTTGGGCTGGTCGTGTAGAAGTGTATTTGGCTTTGTTTATACTGTGTGTAATGTGTGTTTCTTGTGCAAGTTGTGTGTATCATATTTCCTCAAGTCTTGTGTATGATACAATTGGAAAGTAAATTCGATGCTTGATTATGTTCTCAACACTAAACATGTGGATGGTATCATACTAACATCTTAAAATAGGCGAGTCAATTAACTTTAAATCACTCATACATGTAACTTTGTGACAATAATTAACTTACACTATTGGAAAagataagtactccctccgtttcaaACGAGATGtcctattttcctttttgggctgtcccaaacgaaatgtcatatttcttttttttggcaatacactctctctatacttaatatttaaattatttcaactaactcactttatctactttatacacatttcttaatttacgtgccgaaaagaaatatgtcatttcgtttgggacggagggagtactatttaaaaTATAGGGTATTATATTTATAGATAGTATGGATAGCACTACCCAAGTAAATTACAACTGAAGTAAATTTTAGTTATAGGAAAAGGAGAAAAGACTTGGTGAGAATaatcaaatatgatgtgaaataaaaatgaatttagaatgttagatatttaaattttgtgactgatattaaagttatttaaatttatcgtgtaaaaaaataatgcataaatcaatataaattcATGAATAAACTATTTGTAATGGATGTATAGGGTTTGAATTTTGGAGGGGCGaaaaatttatcaaataaattaaatgttcGTATATTACAAATAACTAATTTGTGAATTTATATTAGCTTATCTATTGTTCTCATTTCACACGAAAATAATCATTCTTATTCTAACCTAACTCTAGGATAGAACTTGATATGCTTTACTTGAATTTTTTTCTATCATATCAtattaaaatatgtatttatttatttattaaccTACAAATTCTAGAATGTCTTTTTGCATTATGAGCAAGCAAGTGAAATTATGGGTAAACTAGGACTAAGAAAAGATAATTAGTAGTATTATTAAAAAGGAGAcgtttattttgcatgattagTAGAATTTTTTCAATTCCAcctactttgaaggattagccttgataaataaaaataataaggccgTTTActtgatggattgaaattttagtatattctaagacccttgattatttttatcattcaaactaatttgcttgattcttatcctgTGAAAATGGTGGGATTAGagaaatcctactcttgaggataaaaacaCTCAattatgaatcaagcaaaaattactaaaaatatttttagtaacttttattcatattttaattggtgagtctcaataaacaatacactttttctccactcaactactccctctgtcccaatattgttggccacatttcctttttggtttgtcccactattgttggtcactttctaaaaatgacaaaagtttattttaataaagtcaacaattactcactaattaagtcaacaattgttGGCCACtctctaaaaattaaaaaaattactcactaattttggtgggccacactcaattaaaacataacactcaatttcttaatctccgtgccgaaaagactcaaccaataaacaatatattttgtgggattctttctccactcaactaataaaaatactctttttcttaaaacttgtattTTTTCATGTAggtcttgaattagtggacgaagggagtaattcaCAATAGCGAAAACTGAAGCAATAACCAGAAAAACGTACATATGTTCTCGCGCCTAATATTCCAAGAATTGTAACCAACAAATGAAACTAAAGAATTCGACACATGCGTCGAGATCTTCGCAGACGATCGGAAAAAACAACAAATGAAACTAAAGAATTCAACACATCTGTCGAGATCTTCGCAGACGATCGGAAAAAAACTAATGACAATGAAAACAGTTCATGTGAAAAGATAAAGCGAAACTACTCCGAGCCTCCACGCCCCCAGAGACGCCAGACCACGTAtcccccgccgccgccgccgcgtaTGCGAGGTTCCTGCGCTCGGCGTAAATTTGCTTCAGCATCTGCTGGCGATCAGCAGCGAACTCCTCTTCAAGTCGAGCACGAGCACTCGCCATTTCAGCTTCCAGTCGAATACGAGCGAGCTCCAGATCCTTCGTCTTCTGCTCGTACTCTGCCTTTCCAGTAAGCTGTTCCCACTTGTGCTTCTCGAGATCCACAATCATATCATGCACATTATGACCTTGGTAGTCGGTTGGTGGAGGCCAGAACTTTTTTAGCCCGTTCAAAACCGCCTGGCCAAGTCGTGACATCTTTGCGTTTTAGTTCAAATTAACTTCGAAATGGCGGGTGTATTTATAGATGTGGAATTTGGGATAAGGGGCTGCATGCAGAGATTAGTTAAAACCGTTTGGGGCGCCAGGGAGCTTCTAGAAGCCTTACAGTTACTTCTCTCTCGCCTCCCATCTTCTTGAAATGGGCCCaagattttttttgtaaaagatATCAATAGCATTGAACATTGTTCAGCCAAATTGGTGTATATATGctacaaatataattttattaaatcaataACACCAAAACTATCAAAAATTGTTCAGCCAATTAACATGTCATCAGCATTGAACATTGGTAAGAAACAGACTAAGGAATTCGAAAATGCTACCTGAGCTTCAAGATAGAACCCTAGATTGGTGAACTGGAAATTCATCTCAGAAACCTCAATGTAAATATCAACGCTAATCAGGAGCCCCGGAGGGCCGGGATTGATCCTAATGATAACCGAATTAAAAAGGCCGAGTCTACGCAACCTCCTGCTGGCGGTAATGACGGTGCGCAGCAGCTTTGGGAAGCTAGTGACCTCCGCGAAGAGTGGCTCCACCTCCGCCGCAACCAAGGAGTGATTGATCCTGGTGCGGTCTATGATGCATGGCAACGTCATTCACCCGCCAGACCTCCTCCTCGTCCGCACGCATCCACCGAAGCAGACACTCTGTTCCAGCGACATCTGTCGGCAGATTAGTGTATCATTTAATCTCTTATATGTAAAATCACTGTGATcgataattttattaaatcaataACACCAAAACTATCAAAAATTGTTCAGCCAATTAACATGTCATCAGCATTGAACATTGGTAAGAAACAGACTAAGGAATTCGAAAATGCTACCTGAGCTTCAAGATAGAACCCTAGATTGGTGAACTGGAAATTCATCTCAGAAACCTCAATGTAAATATCAATGCTAATCAGGAGCCCCGGAGGGCCGGGATTGATCCTAATGATAACCGAATTAAAAAGGCCGAGTCTACGCAACCTCTTGCTGGCGGTAATGACGGTGCGCAGCAGCTTTGGGAAGCTAGTGACCTCCGCGAAGAGTGGCTCCACCTCCGCCGCAACCAAGGAGTGATTGATCCTGGTGCGGTCTATGATGCATGGCAACGTCATTCACCCGCCAGACCTCCTCCTCGTCCGCACGCATCCACCGAAGCAGACACTCTGTTCCAGCGACATCTGTCGGCAGATTAGTGTATCATTTAATCTCTTATATGTAAAATCACTGTGATCGAGCTTCCAGCAATATCACTATGATAATTTACGCAAATCACAACATCGGATATTTTCGCACATAGAAACACATTTTCACGCATTCAATCTCGCAAACCCACTTCAACAACACATCAAAATTACAGATCTATCCACACAACGTCATCAAATTCAGCTGGAATTAGAGGTGTCAAAATGGCCGAAAGTGGCCCGGCCTGATgcccgcccgtagttttggcTGGGTTGGGCTAGGATTTTTTAGGCCCAAAAAAATCAGGCCTATCTGGCCCGACCCATGCAGCTCGTCGGGCCACGCGGCCCACGGGCCCAAAAGCCTGGCCGATCGGTTAGTTTATAGACAATATGTGTTTTTTTTCCAATATAATAACTAAAATAAGTCTAATAAGTAATAATTAGCCAATTAGAATTTTTAAATCATCATTTAATTACATTTTCCTAATATGCTAGTTTTATACTCTTAGTCTACTAATCATTATAAAAATAGATTATTTTCTAATTCAGCATCTTACGAACGAGATTAAGCTTCCAAACATTTTGGTGGTCCTTTTACTTTATTTCAACTTgaaagggagtaatatttttgtattattattttggtggttgttatttgttacatcgaatttgtcttcaatttttttcgttaaatttgatttaatttattaattttt includes these proteins:
- the LOC131020763 gene encoding BAG family molecular chaperone regulator 6, giving the protein MEPVYMNMQSYPHQNGQVHYRPCGYPGMEARPPMSYESWPWGGNYGYAPPGACHACCNHAYMPAHCAWGSPYSHVPPHHFPGHYPYNPVHYMLPPPYPVMDRPRYEYEKGVPVDHHCCGYRNQPLHQKEQGNVRIEEEEPEREARKNVSLVPSQLKNSPSPNVWLPPDYNDGGKVKGTEVRKDTSRDVKEPENRKTVEQQPSSWNGWLPLDLNNVVSLKEKGDAGLTSQQDDGKRNFQFPFFWIPYKPHDTERENQEVKDGHAKLSLEPEKGSGGDHVDGGDAGNHSASRVKDIPVKEVEQHVGKESSINLEKEGDTSAKIRTDNGEKRNNEVERVPSVEGSKKKSPSPPKPSKLPPVCLRVDPLPRKKSANAKSRSPSPPGDKQKLEVKSNEAVRSPSPVRVKESTNKKAIAVVDGNTSLEKSTNVNVETPGKPPAKSEDDISTKQAEEIARNYSETYAARKEQSEDTLPTGGQKEESFQAEEADEGKKCRQLSEEEAAVIIQSAYRRFDVRRWKPIEKLRQIARVRAEIADVKSLIQEMESSSDIQSRAKQKNIISETIMNLLLRLDTIQGLHPSIREVRKSVVKELVSLQEQLDTIICKEPENSPGEESLMRHDQEDSSSRSEDIVLSVNSNKIDPVGLQNQVEGGSDPERPEFPAANPTEEAASVITGAEPIEEAASVISGSCVDEGLKSEQGPTEKDEHEKSAKPIEEAASVEIGAKSAESSVNPFDEAASLEIGAEAAESSVDEGVKSAQGPTTKQEEEKSTEVLENNETSIAKEDRESIILGQGSKLSSLLGDSSAGATNVAQTEDHELPRGVLDDICAAEGTNHYSAAEADSSKADQSPQLEASLTRLPIAVEENHQTVETQETEKGGFSEKHGMEEEADNETGDAASEPNEHMFQQPIADKLDPSEQGAVDTNHPPRKEGIDAGEGEGEMSRKMMEEKERLREMVAELIKAGHEQLTAISSLSGRVKDLEKKLSRKKKLKVKQLRAPRASCNTKGDTFGALGLVV